DNA from Rosa rugosa chromosome 6, drRosRugo1.1, whole genome shotgun sequence:
ATAACAAAATCTCAAACAATTAACTCTACGAAAACTCGAAATTCACATATCGTGTATTCATCTACAAAAAATTAACATCTCCAAATTACAGCCAGTGAACTCCAAAAAGATAAAATCCTAATAAGCAGGTGCATAACACATAAAATTCATACAGTACAAGCAGTAAATTTGAAGAGGCTCACCGACAAATCACCAGACTCAAAGCGGCGAGCGAAGTCCTCAGCGGCCACCATATCCGCGGCAGCCTTGCGCTGGAGAGCAGCGCGCTTGGCCTGCGCGGAGGCCGCAGCCGCCGACTCATCATCGACCGGCGCCGTCACCGCGGCatctcctccggccaccgacggCGGAACAGGCTGAGCCGTcggcggcggaggaggcggCGGCGCGACTTTGGGAACGGCGACCTGGACGGTTTTGGCGTCGTCGCCGCGAGCCCTAATTCCGGACGGATCGCTGAGAAAGTCATGGACCTTGATGACCTCGTCGAGGAAGCACGCCTTGGAATTCGCGGTGGCGAGGGATCGAGGAAACCCTAGCGGACAGAAGCAGATTCGCCGGcttcaaaacaaaaccaaaaccaccacaacagagaagaagaagaaagtttcAGTGAgccagagaaagagagggaaaaccaaagagaaagagagagagagagggttttagagagagaaagagagagagagagagggtataCCATGTAATTGGGCAAGCGACGTGAAATGCCATCAAGATTtagatttcaaaaaaaattttgtGTTTAGGGGATCGCCCTCCTAAAATTTTTACTTGGGGGAgaaaattttaattaaatttatataagaaaataaaaccaATTTATAGGTGTGGGGGTGACTGTGATGACGAAGAAAagggaagagagaagagagacgGGGAGAGAAACAGGTCCTCTCTCTCTTGTGTGGCCGATTTGAGGGTTTGTGTGCGTTTTACTTTCAATTTTGGGATTTGTCGTGTCGTTTCGGCTCGGGGTCCCTTGGTCAATACACATATAGCAATGGGGTCGAATtacaaaattattttttacactGCCATAATTCTTCACTTTAGTTCTTGAATTTTTGATATTGACAATGAAGGGTTAAAAGATCCATATTGCTAATATTGGAAAACTCACCACCAagtttcaaaaattttaaaaataagcGTGGAAATTTtacatcagaaaaaaaaaatagaatttataagtagacaaccttttttttttttttttaataggatttGATATTATTAGTCATCAAAGACATAAAAACATGTCAGAGTCTAACATGCACTTACACAAGAAATCCGGTAAAAAACCATAtaaaacctatctaagccaatactaaactcattaaagtttaaAGGGACGCTCATTGGAAAGCAAGCCTAAACCAAGCAAGAACAACCTCGCTAttctaaggaaaaatcattcatctagtctaatctgccagcacgcaattgtggtacaaaaaacaactagaaacatcttagaataACCCATATAGATTACTCCAACTTTAAAAGGCTTGTAACTAGATGTCTAATAGCAAATAGACTTAAGAAAATGCTAGCTCtttccccttagggttggagCCAGCACCGTCCTCAGCCTCTTCaggagccaacaacctcggcaacaggttggtcttgctCTTCTTGTCCACTGCAGCATACGCAACCAGCCCAAGTTTGAACTCCAATCCAGGCCCAAAAGCTCAAGCACCCCTTATTCCAGTTTTAAGCCCAGGCTCaaaagcccaaacccaaacccgagcAGCCAAGACAGCTTCCCTAGCCCCCAGTAGCCAAACCGTCGTTGCCGCCGTCCATTCCGGCGGCCGACCGCTACCGAGCCTGGCCATGGTGACCTCAAGCCGCAAACCAAGAAAGCCTCCGAGCAACCACAACCAGCAGCTAAAGCCACCTCCAAACCACCGCTGCCACTACCGCCACACCAGCAGACCGCAACTGTAGCCCAATCGACAATCTTCGGCGCTAAAACTAACTCAAAGTCTTGCGATCTCGAGACAAAACCGCCACTCCGATTCGCCCAATCCTCCCCTGCAGCCCAGACGAGAAAACCGTGAGGGCTGCCCTCTTCACTCACCGCCTAGACCGAAATCCACCACCACAGTTGGAGAAAAATCCCTCGCCGCACCCACGATCTCCGCAGAGATCCCTCCTTACGTCGCCACCATCCACGATCACCGCCTTACCCGAAGGAAGAACGCCTCCGCCagtcgaaacctaggtttcgaaaACCAAGGATGCACCGAGAATCTCGGATCTCCTTCTATAAGTAGACAACCTTGCTTCTGTTTGCACTGAGATCATTTGAGTAAAATTCAGTACTTAATAGGTAATTAAGTTTGAACAATATCAATGTGTCATAATGACCACAGGAGTCACGTTTATCACACAAAATGTTTAGCTCCACAGGGCCACACCCATGTTATTATATAAGAAAGAGAATACATCGAGCTGATGTAGTATCTATGCAATGACAGAGCCAGTTGACAAACAATCTTAGTACCACTACGAACATTTAGCTAGAGAGATTTGCCTTAATATTGTCTAACTTCATGCCACATAAAGATATGCATTGGAGTTACTATAGAGATTAATTTTTGGTTCTATGTGTTTCTTTCTTAAATTTCTTTCAATAATAATTAGCTTCTTAGTAACTTGGATTGGTTCAAATATCCGTTATAAAGATGATGTGGTTCGGATATCCGTTACACGAAGTCAATTCGGGAAATATTAGCTCATGCCCAAAACATTCGATTATGGTATATTTTACTAATATTAAACCTAATTCAGGTTAACAATGGAACCCATCCTACCCATTGCATAACCTTTTTTCTTGTCACATTAGCAACTCATAATTACAAAAACTAGTCTTCAGTGAGTCAAACTTGCAACCTCCCATATACGAATAAAAGACTTATGCTATTAGACTAAATAAAAAGTATGATGTTTCTTAGGATTTCAGGAAAACAGACTAAAACTTCATTACTCCAAATCCCAAATGAAATATATCAGGAATGAATTTTTCAGATGTGATACAATATATATTTCAATCTCCAGTTTCGAATTATACCTGTAGGGAGCTAGCCTGGGACCTTGGTAGAAAATTAAACATAACTCTTCCAAACTTCCATCATTGATTGATTTACAGTTCACACACTAGCTCTACAATTTCTAACCTGTTTTCTGTTAGAATCTCCTAACTTTCTATTATCTATGATTTTCACAAAAAGTCTAGTTTCTTACTTCCCTGCTACAATTGGTATCTACAATTAAATTCTATGCTAACTTGCTAGGTTCAACATTTACATGACAGAAAAGTCATCATCAAGTCCATCTAGTTCTCCTTTTCCACTGTTTTGTTGGATGATCAAAACTGAGGTTCTGACTGAAAATTCAGAACCTGAAAGAACATCACCGATCGGACCCAACTCCGGACATTTCTGCCAGTCATTCATCCCAAATGTCAAAACTGTATTCACCCTTTCCCCTCTTCCCACTATAATAAGTGAGTACTGCCCATCCAATGTCATCAAGGTATTATAGGTCTCAGAAGAATTGGCAAGATGCTTCTCCATGTAAGCAACTTGCCCAATTGCAACATGTCTCTCGTAGAACTTAGCAAAGCACTCATCATCAAGCTTCATTTCCTCTTCTTGTAGAGCACGACTTACCTGATAATGGCTAGGTCTACTTGAGGCATCCGAGCTACTGTCTACCAAAAATCTTAAGATGGTGAGTTTTACACCAGGATGTTGTGCTACATGACCGGCATAAGCAAGTGCTTCTCTATCATCTTTTCCACCAATGAAGATGACTGCCATATCGATAGAATGATCATGAGATCTTGATATTTTTTCAATCAGTCCAAAACCTCTGTCTACAAGAATTCCTACGGAGCATGGAGCATTTCTGAGGACCTGTTAATACCATAGTCATCAGTAACTGATTAATGGAAAGTAGAATATTCTAAAATACATATGTCCATAAAAGATTGCCAATATGTCCAGAAATGGTGAATAGGCTTCAAAACTAGAGCAGATATTAAAAGCAGCACACCCTGCTATTTTTCACTTTTATGGTTTTTATCTAACAATGCCATAGTTACTAATTATAATGGTGTAtatgatacacacacacacacacatgcaaGTAAATTAAACGTTGCATATATGACAGTATGTAATACAGCCTGCATGCTCAAAATATTACACGATTaattatctgtgaatcaaaATCCAAACCAATCTAATTCTTAATTTGCTATTGTTAACAGGATGCTTTAAGACAAACTAATCCACCTAGTTCCTGTTAGTGTTCTAATatatgcttcttctttttttaagtaCAGTTGTACCAACTGTAAATATAGAATCGTTCCAAATACGATCATGGTGCTAAAATTCTTGAACTGTTGTTTCTCGATACATCTTGGTATGCCCAAGTGACACATTGTTAAATGCAACTATGATTATTCTTTGTAGAATTTGTAGCTGTTTAGAAAATATCAAGTTTTGGGTGTACATTACCTTACGGTTCACGTATCTGAAACCAGAATGGCCGCCATCTAATGTCCCATCTGCACCTTGTGTCTTGTGAAACGGCAATATGATGAGGGCCACCATCGAGTCCTCAGCCAAAATGCATATATCTTGGGGCATGCCATTGAAAGTCGAAAGTGCAAGCAATCGTCCAAGTGTAATACCAGTTTCATCCTCCTCTACATAGGCTTGAACTGCAGCAGTGACTTGATCTCTCCTGTCTGTGACTGCCTTGTCAGTCACAGTCATTGTGTTCACTCCTTCTTCTTTAACTAGTGTGGCTGCTATTTGGTCTGTGAGTTCTATCATGTCTGTTACAAATACCACGATTCCAGGGTCTGCTGTCCCTCTACATATCTCAATGAAGTTAATGGTTGTACGCAAATTTTGTGGCCCATGAAGGCATAGCAATATGCGGAGTTCGCTTGAAGGTTCAAGCAACTGAAGTGACATCCGATGAGTGGGTGCCCGTCTCCTTGCACGCTTAATAATTTGAGCCACAACTGATGGGGCGTGCACCACAGTAAAAAAAATAGCTATTACCATCACAGTGCTGGTTGAAGTAGTGGTTTTCCCATACTATAGTCGatcaaaagcaaagaaaaaaaacaaagatcaGTATGGTTCAAAATGTGTCGGTACGTAGTATCAATATATGCATGAGAATGGATGCGGTATTTGATATTTATAAGTTATAACTACAATAATTCTTCTGTCATTTGGTTCAGTTTAAACATCCCTTAGTTCAGTTTAAACATTTCTTGGCCTAGCTAATGGATCAGAAATAATTCAATCAGTTTTCTATTGACTCGGCATGTTCAGCTTCTTTTGGGAATAacattaattgttaatttagtTGGTCAAGTTATCTTTTATTCTTGTTCAAACAGAAATCTAGATTGAAACAAAAACCGCATGCATTTCCTTTCAGT
Protein-coding regions in this window:
- the LOC133717597 gene encoding cation/H(+) antiporter 28, with translation MEESNKKIHSVDRIDIPKGCSLQLQKLFTDVALHVGGFFLMYILCHLSHYLLRPYSQPRITSDTFVGLVIGNIGFIRNILSKRVLQYIVDFGMIGYMFVLGIEMDPYVLVRAPTKDAKVAYAGMLFTFALACGITPFLNYTDGFKIDFTLSLSMVLSSTASPVLTRMITNLKIGKSDIGQLVIATGMHSDFIATLLLSLGYVIWPVQVEDKKPNVRRSLQMGAALLVQTIFTAIVSPVVMNWVNNENPEGKPIKGSHLVLSMAFMAFVVACPSFWGYSAILSAFMAGIFLPREGRVSKWVIGKINYLLSTIFYPIFFFWMGYEAYFMEFQPLDWMTWARLFVVFAIATIGKVAGTVVSGALLGFNWPESVALGLLLTTKGHFHIYLAIAAKSYGKTTTSTSTVMVIAIFFTVVHAPSVVAQIIKRARRRAPTHRMSLQLLEPSSELRILLCLHGPQNLRTTINFIEICRGTADPGIVVFVTDMIELTDQIAATLVKEEGVNTMTVTDKAVTDRRDQVTAAVQAYVEEDETGITLGRLLALSTFNGMPQDICILAEDSMVALIILPFHKTQGADGTLDGGHSGFRYVNRKVLRNAPCSVGILVDRGFGLIEKISRSHDHSIDMAVIFIGGKDDREALAYAGHVAQHPGVKLTILRFLVDSSSDASSRPSHYQVSRALQEEEMKLDDECFAKFYERHVAIGQVAYMEKHLANSSETYNTLMTLDGQYSLIIVGRGERVNTVLTFGMNDWQKCPELGPIGDVLSGSEFSVRTSVLIIQQNSGKGELDGLDDDFSVM